The genomic interval GCCGGCAGGAACAGGTACAGGCTCTCCACGCCCAACCCGGCCACCGCATCCACCTGCACCAGCTTGCGCAGCAGGCCGTACAGCCCGAACGAGGCGGCCAGGCTCAGCGCGATCCACGGCAGCGCCCCGGCATCGACGGTGAGCCACGCCACGCCCAGCGCCGCGCATGCCACCGCCAGCCACTGCACCGCGCGCAGCCGCTCCTTCAGCACCAGCACCCCGAGCAGCACGTTGACCAGCGGATTGATGAAATAGCCCAGGCTGGCCTCGATCACATGGCCGGCGTTGATCGCCCAGATGTACAGGCCCCAGTTGAACGCGATCGCCAGGCTGCTCAGCGCCAGGATGGCCAGCGCGCGCGGCCGCGCGGCGATGCTGCGCCACCACTGCAGGCGCGCGCTGTACAGCAGCCAGCCCACCACCAGCACTCCGCTCCAGACGATGCGGTGGGCGATGATCTGGGCCGACGGCACCGCCTTGAGCAGATGCCAGTACACCGGCACCACGCCCCACAGCGCGAAGGTCAGCGCGGTGATCGACAGGCCGCGGCGCGCCTCCTGCTCGGCGACGCTCATCGCCGCGTCCGCGCCACGGTGATGACCACCACGCCGGCCAGGATCACCGCCATCGCGCCCAGGTCGCTGCCGGTGAAGCGCTCGGCGCCGAGCCAGCTGCCCAGCGCCACCGCGATCACCGGATTGACGTAGGCATAGCTGCCGGCCAGCACCGGGCGCACGTTCTGCAACAGCCACACATAGGCGGTGAACGCCACGATCGAGCCGAACACGCACAGATAGGCGACCGCCAGCAACGCATGCGGCGTCGGCCAGGCATGCGGGCGTTCGCCGCTCAGCAATCCGGCGGTGACCAGCAGCACGCCGCCGCACAGCATCTGCCCGGCCGCGGCCATGAACGGCATCGGCAGATCGCGACCGCGCGACCACACCGAGCCGAACGCCCAGCCGATCGGCGCGATCAACAGAAACACCAGGCCCTTGGG from Xanthomonas sp. DAR 34887 carries:
- the rarD gene encoding EamA family transporter RarD, which encodes MSVAEQEARRGLSITALTFALWGVVPVYWHLLKAVPSAQIIAHRIVWSGVLVVGWLLYSARLQWWRSIAARPRALAILALSSLAIAFNWGLYIWAINAGHVIEASLGYFINPLVNVLLGVLVLKERLRAVQWLAVACAALGVAWLTVDAGALPWIALSLAASFGLYGLLRKLVQVDAVAGLGVESLYLFLPALGFVLWSEGGHGGGFAGGWGWRNDLLLVFGGVVTAVPLIGFAYGVRRIALSLVGLLQYIAPSLQLLLGVWFFREPFDSGKAIGFAAIWVGLLLFAGESLWRRAGIRDS